A genomic segment from Pristiophorus japonicus isolate sPriJap1 unplaced genomic scaffold, sPriJap1.hap1 HAP1_SCAFFOLD_1448, whole genome shotgun sequence encodes:
- the LOC139242694 gene encoding probable G-protein coupled receptor 139 has product SWSPVFSAKSHHHFSDRMSVPAVAYPFSWLPPVIQAVMIYYPIIAAVGIPANVVTIVILSRGKCGLSRCITLYLVTMSAADLLVIITDVILFRINDYYFPTTFLYITPVCSVQLALMRAVTDISVWLTIAFTFDRFVTICCQKLRTKYCTEKTASLVIGTVCLLFCIKNIPWYFIYEPIITIDNVPWGCNAKPEYYTVTAWVTFGWINRCLTPLLPIFLILLLNALTVGYILAASRVRRRLRGSKNDVNHNDPEMENRRKSIILLFAISGNFILLWMAYVIYFLLYRITNQYYHTGFNDPMLIADYTSYMLLLLSCCTNTCIYAVTQTKFRDELKNGLQYPLRIIFNLVQERKVQSNSQH; this is encoded by the exons tcagttggagccctgtgttcagtgccaagagtcatcatcacttctcggacagaatgagtGTTCCGGCCGTCGCctatccattttcctggttaccaccagttatacaggcggtaatgatttactatccgattatagcagccgtgggaatccccg ctaatgtggtgacgattgtgatcctgtcccggggaaagtgcggtctctccagatgtatcactctcTACCTGGTGACCAtgtcagcggcggatctactggtcattatcactgatgtgatactgtttcggattaatgattattatttcccgactaccttcctgtacatcacacctgtgtgttctgTCCAACTAGCGCTgatgcgtgcagtcaccgatatttctgtctggttaaccatcgctttcactttcgatcgttttgttaccatttgttgccagaagctgaggactaaatattgcaccgagaaaactgcatccctggttataggaaccgtgtgcctgctgttctgtatTAAAAACATCCCCTGGTACTTTATATATGAACCCATCATTACAATCGACAATGTACCCTGGGGCTGTAATGCAAAacccgagtattacactgtaactgcttgggtaacatttggctggattaaccgctgtttaaccccactgctcccaatattcctgatattgctgctcaatgctctgactgtaggatacattttggcggccagcagagtccgcaggaggctgaggggcagcaagaatgatgtgaatcacaatgatccggagatggagaaccgaaggaaatccatcatcttactcttcgctatatccggtaacttcatactgctctggatggCGTATGTGATATATTTCTTATTATACCGAATTACAAACCAGTATTATCATACAGGTTTCAATGACCCGATGCTTATTGCAGACTAtaccagctacatgctgctgcttttgagctgctgtacaaacacgtgtatttatgcagtaacccagactaaattcagagatgagctgaaaaatgggttgcagtatcctctgagaataatatttaatttagttcaagaaagaaaagttcagagcaattcccaacattag